A section of the Candidatus Dojkabacteria bacterium genome encodes:
- a CDS encoding UDP-N-acetylmuramoyl-L-alanyl-D-glutamate--2,6-diaminopimelate ligase, whose protein sequence is MTKIPYSNLGKIVCVGIGGGGLFYIAQFLHLNGNTLKGFDIAKSDNTKALEKLGISIEYKNPTAADLKPADTVVYSKAVPNDLLKLISSSGKTLLEVGEFFDQVTLDYEAGNLTKSEKENFIKADIAPLYQIDCSKMKYVGITGTDGKTTTSTMIYHILKEAGHKPGLISTVSAHIGNLEVDTGFHVTTPPQQDIYKFLKKMEAEGCTHAILECTSHGLAMGRLAGLNFDVVAYTNITSEHLDYHGTWDNLFTAKARLITRHLKKDGKVVINKDDTKSYKKFLEIVTNPTIYSKESEATIFAADILATQSDISYVLNRKDDSAKTKIQINLLGEYNVSNSLAALGVTNSLGVADKMAAKALENFVTVAGRMQVLKKSPFMVIVDFAHTPNGLLNSLTAAKAMIKKGSGGLLISVFGCAGKRDPRKRYPMGKISGELADITIITAEDPRTESLKTINDEIESGWNNGIENRAKNQGKPQLLRFDDETKNVKVRQNAIKKALEIAKPEDVMIICGKAHEQSLCFGNTEYPWNDIVETMKLI, encoded by the coding sequence ATGACTAAAATTCCTTACTCTAACCTTGGAAAAATAGTATGCGTTGGAATCGGTGGCGGCGGGCTTTTTTATATTGCACAGTTTCTACACTTGAACGGAAATACGCTTAAAGGTTTTGACATTGCAAAAAGTGACAATACTAAAGCACTTGAAAAACTGGGAATTTCAATTGAATACAAAAACCCAACTGCAGCAGACTTAAAACCGGCAGATACAGTTGTATACTCAAAAGCCGTGCCAAACGACCTTCTAAAGCTAATTTCCAGCTCAGGCAAAACCCTTTTAGAGGTCGGTGAGTTTTTTGACCAAGTGACACTTGATTACGAAGCCGGAAACCTTACTAAGTCCGAGAAAGAAAACTTTATTAAAGCCGATATCGCCCCACTTTATCAGATCGATTGCTCAAAAATGAAGTACGTTGGAATAACAGGTACCGATGGCAAAACCACGACTAGCACAATGATTTATCATATTCTCAAGGAGGCTGGACATAAGCCCGGACTTATTTCAACTGTTTCTGCTCACATAGGCAACTTAGAAGTTGACACTGGTTTTCACGTTACCACCCCACCTCAGCAGGACATTTATAAATTCCTAAAGAAAATGGAAGCAGAAGGCTGTACTCATGCAATACTTGAATGTACTTCACATGGACTTGCTATGGGCCGGCTTGCGGGGCTTAATTTTGACGTAGTTGCTTATACAAATATTACAAGCGAACACCTAGACTATCATGGAACCTGGGATAACTTATTTACCGCAAAGGCAAGGCTTATCACACGGCATCTTAAAAAAGACGGCAAAGTGGTTATAAATAAAGACGATACAAAGTCATATAAGAAATTTTTAGAAATCGTTACTAATCCTACTATCTATAGCAAGGAATCGGAAGCTACTATATTTGCAGCAGATATTCTGGCGACTCAATCAGACATTTCTTATGTGCTTAATCGCAAGGATGATTCAGCTAAAACCAAAATTCAAATTAATCTGCTTGGGGAATACAATGTAAGTAATAGCTTGGCTGCTCTGGGAGTTACTAATTCGTTAGGAGTTGCCGATAAAATGGCCGCGAAAGCACTTGAAAACTTTGTAACAGTAGCCGGCAGAATGCAGGTTTTAAAGAAATCCCCTTTCATGGTGATTGTTGACTTTGCGCATACTCCAAACGGGCTTTTAAACTCACTTACTGCAGCAAAAGCAATGATTAAAAAGGGCTCAGGCGGTCTGCTAATATCGGTATTTGGCTGTGCAGGCAAGCGTGACCCCAGAAAGCGTTATCCTATGGGTAAAATCTCGGGTGAACTCGCAGATATTACGATTATAACCGCAGAAGACCCAAGAACAGAGAGTTTAAAAACAATTAACGACGAAATAGAAAGTGGCTGGAACAATGGAATAGAAAACAGAGCAAAAAACCAAGGCAAGCCCCAGCTTTTAAGATTTGACGATGAAACTAAAAATGTAAAAGTCCGACAGAATGCAATTAAAAAAGCACTGGAAATTGCAAAACCCGAAGATGTTATGATTATCTGCGGAAAAGCCCACGAGCAAAGCCTTTGTTTTGGGAATACAGAGTATCCTTGGAATGATATTGTTGAAACAATGAAATTAATTTAG
- a CDS encoding UDP-N-acetylmuramoyl-tripeptide--D-alanyl-D-alanine ligase, which yields MNLLVKELKTDFSSWIFQNIDLETTISQISTDTRTIKPGEFFIPIKGENFDGHNFIADAISKGAVGAMCKADHPIIQKLEKKTPLLIVPSIEEGLKGIANTLRKKIKAQIIGITGSTGKTTTRELLLSVLSQSHKVLGSTGGINTTWGNIRYLFDYTDEDFIVLEIAMDRMGEIKWQCEAMLPDIVTILNIGEVHAGPLGGVENVIKAKKEMADYSVTYQKPIVLNIDDEKISSFTDSVNTKVISVATQKSADYTGKEISLTESGTKFIIYTQNQTFPVTLKIFGEGYVYNALTVAAICRELKLSWEEIQAGLERFSGFENRFQIINPTPYITIVNDAYNANPQSMNMSIATFVELFGTKSGQKIAFLGQMSELGERAESTHKELGELVKTSRFDKIFYIGDYFEHFDVGKKLETIETAKSEYQKIIEAASKDNPVYILVKGSHSTGLYTLTTG from the coding sequence ATGAATTTGCTAGTTAAAGAACTAAAAACTGACTTTTCTTCTTGGATATTCCAAAACATTGATCTTGAAACAACAATTTCCCAAATAAGCACAGATACAAGAACAATAAAGCCTGGAGAGTTTTTTATTCCAATTAAAGGAGAAAACTTCGACGGTCATAATTTTATAGCGGATGCAATATCAAAAGGGGCTGTAGGCGCAATGTGCAAGGCTGATCATCCTATCATTCAAAAACTTGAAAAGAAAACCCCATTACTTATTGTTCCATCAATAGAAGAGGGTCTTAAAGGGATCGCAAACACACTTCGGAAGAAAATTAAAGCCCAAATTATAGGAATAACTGGGAGTACAGGTAAAACCACAACACGGGAACTTTTGTTATCAGTCCTTTCACAGAGTCATAAAGTGCTTGGATCTACAGGAGGTATAAATACTACTTGGGGAAATATTAGATATCTATTTGATTATACAGATGAGGATTTTATTGTTCTCGAAATTGCAATGGATCGAATGGGTGAAATAAAATGGCAGTGCGAAGCTATGCTTCCCGACATTGTCACAATTTTAAACATTGGTGAAGTTCATGCTGGACCACTTGGAGGTGTTGAGAATGTAATAAAAGCAAAAAAGGAAATGGCCGATTATTCAGTTACTTATCAGAAGCCTATTGTACTAAATATTGACGACGAGAAGATCTCAAGCTTCACAGATTCTGTGAACACCAAAGTTATTTCTGTCGCCACTCAAAAGTCCGCTGATTATACTGGAAAAGAAATTAGCCTTACTGAATCCGGAACAAAGTTTATCATCTATACACAAAACCAAACATTTCCCGTTACATTAAAAATATTTGGCGAAGGCTATGTATATAACGCATTAACTGTTGCCGCAATTTGTAGAGAACTTAAGTTATCTTGGGAAGAGATACAAGCTGGACTTGAGAGGTTTAGTGGATTTGAAAATAGGTTCCAGATAATAAACCCCACCCCATATATCACAATTGTCAACGATGCATATAATGCAAATCCTCAATCGATGAATATGAGTATAGCCACTTTTGTTGAATTATTTGGTACAAAGTCTGGACAAAAAATCGCCTTCTTGGGGCAAATGAGCGAACTTGGAGAACGTGCAGAATCCACCCACAAAGAACTCGGAGAACTCGTGAAGACATCTAGATTCGATAAGATTTTTTACATTGGAGACTATTTCGAACACTTTGACGTTGGAAAAAAGTTAGAAACGATCGAAACTGCAAAGAGTGAATATCAAAAGATAATCGAAGCCGCATCAAAAGATAATCCTGTATATATTTTAGTCAAAGGAAGTCACAGCACTGGTCTATACACTCTTACTACAGGCTAA
- the murB gene encoding UDP-N-acetylmuramate dehydrogenase, with protein sequence MISRNVPIKPYTYYKIGGAAKYFSEVTTVDELAQVLSEWKRICEKENIPLEKVFILGGGSNVLFSDKGFSGLVILNKLKRIEINGAEVTVGSGVSISKLSLSCSKAGLSGLEWAVGLPGTVGGAVVGNSGCFGSEIKDIVKSIIGVNIPSGNQTIYSNKECKFEYRGSGFKGNAEKVFIAEATFLLKVAELEEVMGKSLEIQKARREKQPLEYPSCGSVFKNVPWERLDATCQSELKDFIKTEPMPVVPAGVLIDKAGLKGLSVGGAMVSEKHANFIVNYSGNATSDDVLRLMELVSEQVKDRFGVGLEPEIGIIGD encoded by the coding sequence ATGATTTCTCGAAATGTTCCTATAAAACCCTATACATATTACAAAATTGGAGGTGCTGCCAAGTACTTTTCGGAAGTAACCACTGTTGACGAGCTTGCCCAAGTTCTTTCTGAGTGGAAAAGAATTTGTGAAAAAGAAAATATTCCCTTGGAAAAGGTGTTTATATTAGGCGGTGGATCTAATGTTTTGTTTTCGGATAAAGGGTTTTCGGGGCTTGTTATTCTAAATAAACTTAAGCGGATTGAGATTAATGGAGCAGAAGTAACAGTTGGTTCGGGAGTAAGTATTTCAAAGTTGTCCCTTTCGTGTTCAAAAGCCGGACTTTCCGGGCTCGAGTGGGCTGTAGGGTTACCGGGGACTGTAGGTGGAGCTGTTGTTGGTAACTCTGGGTGCTTTGGTAGTGAAATAAAAGATATAGTTAAATCTATTATAGGAGTAAATATTCCAAGCGGAAACCAGACAATTTATTCAAACAAGGAGTGTAAGTTTGAATATAGAGGTAGTGGATTTAAAGGTAACGCGGAAAAGGTCTTTATTGCAGAAGCTACGTTCTTGCTAAAGGTGGCAGAACTCGAGGAAGTAATGGGAAAGTCGCTTGAAATTCAGAAAGCTCGTAGAGAAAAGCAACCTTTGGAATATCCAAGTTGTGGTAGTGTTTTTAAAAATGTGCCGTGGGAACGGCTTGATGCCACCTGTCAATCTGAGCTAAAAGACTTTATAAAGACTGAGCCAATGCCTGTTGTTCCTGCCGGTGTGCTTATTGACAAGGCTGGGCTAAAGGGGCTTTCCGTTGGTGGTGCAATGGTTTCGGAAAAACATGCAAATTTTATTGTTAATTATTCGGGCAATGCCACTTCCGATGATGTATTAAGGCTTATGGAACTTGTTTCCGAGCAGGTTAAGGATAGGTTTGGTGTGGGGCTGGAGCCCGAAATTGGGATAATTGGAGATTAG
- a CDS encoding UDP-N-acetylglucosamine 1-carboxyvinyltransferase, translating into MADLIVSGGNKLSGKITPAGNKNAALPIICASLLTDEDVILHNVPDIIDMHKIVESMRALGSKIEWDIQKGDMTINNRAVGSNGADALPMGLRGSVLLLAPMVQRLKNVKLPSTIGGCSLGIRELDPHFEVMKALGADVNVEWGEFDIKIDGRFPGGSYWFDYMAVTATETFLMAASLAKNESMLMNAASEPHVQELCVFLTQMGAKISGIGSSKLVVEGVEKLSGTEYTIGSDHHEITTFLALGAMTGGEVWVTDAVPKHFMLIQRAFKKLGIDIDYEGNTAHVAPNQKLVIEQGYTENMLTKIEAAPWPYFPADLLHLMMALATKAKGQMMFWNKVYEGSFMWLPELQKLGAQVVLCDPHRAIIWGGKKLHPAVINAPDIIRATVALYMVAATIEGETVIKNADVIKRAHPNFVEKLNSLGGKVEWEES; encoded by the coding sequence ATGGCCGATCTTATCGTTTCGGGTGGTAATAAACTCTCCGGTAAAATAACCCCTGCGGGTAATAAAAACGCGGCCTTGCCAATAATCTGTGCATCACTTTTAACAGATGAAGATGTAATTCTTCACAACGTTCCCGACATTATCGATATGCATAAAATTGTTGAGAGCATGCGTGCGCTTGGATCCAAAATAGAGTGGGACATACAAAAAGGCGATATGACCATAAATAATAGAGCTGTAGGATCAAATGGAGCCGATGCACTGCCTATGGGTCTGCGTGGCTCGGTACTTTTGTTAGCCCCTATGGTGCAGCGGCTTAAAAATGTTAAGTTGCCATCTACAATTGGTGGGTGTTCGCTTGGAATCCGTGAGTTGGATCCACATTTTGAGGTCATGAAAGCACTTGGTGCCGATGTTAATGTGGAATGGGGTGAATTCGATATTAAAATCGATGGAAGATTCCCAGGTGGTTCGTATTGGTTTGATTATATGGCGGTTACCGCAACAGAAACATTTTTAATGGCTGCTTCCTTGGCAAAGAATGAATCTATGCTTATGAATGCAGCGAGTGAACCTCATGTTCAGGAGCTTTGCGTATTTTTAACTCAGATGGGCGCTAAAATTTCCGGGATTGGATCTTCTAAACTAGTTGTAGAGGGAGTAGAAAAGCTATCTGGAACCGAGTACACAATTGGTTCAGACCATCATGAAATCACAACATTTCTTGCACTTGGAGCTATGACGGGTGGTGAAGTATGGGTAACTGATGCCGTGCCGAAGCATTTTATGTTAATTCAACGTGCATTCAAAAAACTTGGAATAGACATTGATTATGAAGGGAACACAGCACATGTTGCACCAAACCAAAAGTTAGTAATTGAGCAAGGGTATACAGAAAACATGCTTACAAAAATAGAGGCGGCCCCGTGGCCATATTTCCCTGCTGATCTTTTACATCTTATGATGGCACTTGCAACAAAAGCAAAGGGTCAAATGATGTTTTGGAATAAAGTCTACGAGGGATCGTTTATGTGGTTGCCTGAACTCCAAAAGCTTGGTGCTCAGGTTGTTTTATGTGATCCACATCGGGCAATTATCTGGGGTGGCAAAAAGCTTCATCCTGCGGTAATTAATGCGCCCGACATTATTCGTGCCACTGTTGCACTTTACATGGTTGCTGCAACAATAGAAGGTGAAACCGTTATTAAAAATGCCGATGTTATAAAGCGTGCGCATCCAAACTTTGTGGAAAAACTTAATAGTTTAGGTGGAAAGGTTGAATGGGAGGAGTCATGA